In Amphiura filiformis chromosome 1, Afil_fr2py, whole genome shotgun sequence, the following are encoded in one genomic region:
- the LOC140153528 gene encoding uncharacterized protein → MAEGGAADDNLTQELQPCNGQGGSVVERSKQQQALMPASIQAENVNLGQTQNVVTGDQTYIQHVERNIERNIEQNIETNIEKVVYHIGNQGNKKDIPDFDLESVRRQLKDEYLETRGKLPLLPGMPEEFAKMEDIFVDLDIIEEDKKPSGIISKKLKSHGDLVCIKRQIEKGGMKESQLVKRILVRGGPGAGKSSTISKLAYDWACDKQDSPISRFQLLFAITINEINTNTDLIGIIQDQLLPKVSRQGLEDYLQSNASSVVILFDGYDEASEHFHRSKDIKNVLCSKWLAEACVIVTTRPNQVGKFTDNYGCHLQVEIKGFSGDDRKTEYVQKFMGAQRSNASAFLNHLFKSPQLQQLASIPIILSMLCLLWIADGKLPLTVTSLYNEVIMHLAKHAKYAKKSSNVSNDQKWIDRVLGYVGKVAIDGLFDDRLVFKSDQFEETVLGEACSLGIVTKEKKRSRFNATYHVTFLHKTFQEICAAYYWTKLIDTEMETFKNYLKQVTNDNIFEMEYLLRFACGLSVKAAEVIMPHAVQIICLNELEDYEDHLENIFENVCQQMPLFLLYEAESNNTEMGHYNELHMQLKPLFKTVIIGSPGSRPDKFQEVITSYISTQQLKSDSNSHEHSWLDGVEKVVVVNDRSDDDDVDGDDVDDDVDMVFNLLCTISRISTSLSELHFTNSICCEANRFSKFLSIMPSLTKLVLYWVSLYGELSSALTLPEVKELHIDYSHAACNAILTGFSQAADIIEQQNMSQSHSSEKTSAVETCIPIEIIQIEQFHLEPVDVWNLAKAIKYMLHLRTLTLSVNDSGPDDCDMLFDALIEASKNMHMCSHKNQSSSDVRHDRCLLLEELDLSGHVIGESIGKFVKAYGYMPHLRCLKLSCVTLTCHHCEKLFDGFIEVGQTRDDGLALQILNLSGNEIGDSMGKLAQAYRYMICLRCLHLSSTHMNPSQCAQLFDGFLTTGELKEKQQEKKPGGMQQRSMQSDMLRENGLMLEELYISGNDIGDSVGNLPKHTGT, encoded by the coding sequence ATATCCCTGACTTTGATTTAGAATCTGTGAGAAGACAGCTCAAAGATGAATACCTAGAAACAAGAGGTAAGCTGCCACTACTGCCTGGTATGCCAGAAGAGTTTGCCAAGATGGAGGACATCTTTGTTGACCTGGACAtcattgaagaagacaaaaaaccATCTGGGATCATATCAAAGAAACTCAAATCACATGGTGACCTAGTATGTATTAAAAGACAAATAGAAAAGGGTGGAATGAAAGAGAGTCAACTAGTAAAACGTATTCTAGTAAGGGGAGGACCTGGAGCTGGAAAATCATCAACAATATCCAAGCTAGCATATGATTGGGCATGTGATAAACAAGACTCACCTATTTCAAGATTTCAATTGTTGTTTGCTATCACAATAAATGAAATTAATACCAACACTGATTTGATTGGAATCATCCAAGACCAGCTTTTGCCAAAGGTGTCAAGACAGGGTCTTGAAGATTACCTCCAATCAAATGCTAGCTCTGTAGTTATTTTGTTTGATGGGTATGATGAGGCTTCTGAGCACTTTCACCGATCAAAAGATATCAAAAATGTATTGTGTAGCAAATGGTTGGCTGAAGCCTGTGTAATTGTGACCACAAGGCCTAATCAAGTGGGCAAATTTACTGACAATTATGGTTGTCATCTTCAAGTGGAGATAAAGGGGTTTTCTGGCGATGATAGAAAAACTGAATATGTTCAAAAGTTCATGGGAGCTCAAAGAAGTAATGCATCTGCCTttttaaatcatctttttaaGTCACCACAGCTTCAACAGCTTGCATCCATACCTATCATCCTGTCTATGTTGTGCTTACTCTGGATTGCAGATGGAAAACTCCCATTAACTGTCACATCCTTGTACAATGAGGTAATTATGCATCtagcaaaacatgcaaaatatgccaaaaaaagtaGCAATGTCTCAAATGATCAAAAGTGGATTGATAGGGTGCTTGGTTATGTCGGTAAAGTAGCCATCGACGGATTGTTTGATGATAGACTTGTATTTAAATCAGATCAATTTGAGGAAACGGTGCTGGGAGAGGCTTGTTCATTGGGTATagtaacaaaagaaaagaaaagatctAGATTTAATGCCACATATCATGTCACATTCCTACATAAAACATTTCAGGAAATATGTGCTGCTTATTACTGGACAAAATTGATTGATACAGAAATGGAGACATTCAAAAACTATCTGAAGCAAGTGACTAATGATAACATATTTGAGATGGAATATTTGTTGAGGTTTGCTTGTGGGTTGAGTGTGAAGGCTGCCGAAGTCATCATGCCACATGCTGTACAAATTATTTGTCTCAATGAATTGGAAGATTATGAAGACcatcttgaaaatatttttgaaaatgtttgccaGCAAATGCCTCTTTTTCTGCTGTATGAAGCGGAATCAAATAACACAGAAATGGGACATTACAATGAGCTGCACATGCAGTTGAAGCCTTTGTTCAAAACTGTGATCATTGGTTCACCAGGCTCAAGACCAGATAAGTTTCAAGAAGTCATCACTTCATATATTTCCACACAACAGTTGAAAAGTGATAGCAATAGTCATGAACATTCTTGGCTAGATGGTGTTGAAAAAGTTGTAGTTGTCAATGatagaagtgatgatgatgatgtggatgGCGATGATGTGGATGATGATGTAGACATGGTATTTAACTTGCTTTGTACAATATCAAGGATCTCTACCTCTCTCTCAGAGTTGCATTTTACAAATTCAATTTGTTGTGAAGCCAATCGGTTTTCAAAGTTTCTATCTATCATGCCATCTCTTACCAAACTTGTGTTATACTGGGTGTCATTGTATGGTGAATTGTCTAGTGCACTAACACTTCCAGAAGTGAAGGAATTACACATTGATTACTCACATGCAGCATGCAACGCAATACTGACTGGGTTTTCCCAAGCAGCTGATATAATTGAGCAACAAAATATGAGTCAATCTCACAGTAGTGAGAAAACATCTGCTGTGGAGACTTGTATACCAATAGAAATAATACAAATAGAGCAGTTTCATCTTGAACCTGTTGATGTATGGAATTTAGCCAAGGCTATAAAGTATATGCTACATCTCAGAACTTTGACTTTATCAGTGAATGATTCGGGACCAGATGATTGTGACATGTTGTTTGATGCACTTATTGAAGCTTCTAAGAATATGCACATGTGCAGTCACAAGAACCAGAGTAGTTCAGATGTAAGACATGATAGGTGTCTGTTACTTGAGGAACTTGACTTGTCAGGCCATGTAATAGGAGAATCTATAGGCAAATTTGTGAAGGCATATGGTTACATGCCACATCTCAGATGTCTGAAATTGAGTTGTGTAACATTGACATGCCATCATTGTGAAAAACTGTTTGATGGGTTTATAGAAGTAGGTCAAACAAGAGATGATGGTTTAGCATTGCAAATCCTGAACCTATCTGGAAATGAGATAGGTGATTCAATGGGAAAACTTGCTCAAGCATATAGATACATGATATGCCTGAGATGTTTGCATCTGAGCAGTACACATATGAATCCATCTCAATGTGCACAACTATTTGATGGTTTCCTAACAACAGGAGAGTTAAAAGAGAAGCAACAAGAAAAGAAACCAGGTGGAATGCAGCAGAGAAGTATGCAGTCAGATATGCTAAGAGAGAATGGTTTAATGCTTGAAGAGTTATACATATCCGGTAATGATATTGGTGACTCTGTAGGAAACTTGCCCAAGCATACAGGTACATGA